A genomic segment from Cytophagales bacterium encodes:
- a CDS encoding 30S ribosomal protein S12, producing MFTIQQLIRKGRKKQTKKSKSPALDGCPQKRGVCTKVYTATPKKPNSAMRKVARVRLSNGKEVNAYIPGEGHNLQEHSIVLIRGGKVKDLPGVRYHIIRGSMDTAGVKDRQQGRSKYGTKGSKKK from the coding sequence ATGTTTACAATTCAGCAATTAATAAGGAAAGGTAGAAAAAAACAGACAAAGAAATCAAAATCTCCTGCATTGGATGGTTGTCCGCAAAAACGAGGTGTCTGTACAAAGGTTTATACTGCTACGCCCAAAAAACCAAATTCTGCTATGCGTAAAGTAGCTAGGGTAAGATTATCAAATGGTAAAGAGGTCAATGCTTATATCCCTGGCGAAGGACATAACTTGCAGGAACACTCTATCGTGTTGATAAGGGGAGGCAAGGTGAAGGATCTGCCCGGAGTGAGGTATCATATTATCAGGGGCTCAATGGATACGGCCGGAGTTAAAGACAGGCAACAGGGCAGGAGTAAGTATGGCACCAAAGGTTCCAAAAAGAAGTAG
- the fusA gene encoding elongation factor G yields MAEQDLKLLRNIGIMAHIDAGKTTTTERVLYYTGLTHKIGEVHDGTAVMDWMDQEQERGITITSAATTTNWNYPTLQGKKTDKSESYKINIIDTPGHVDFTVEVERSLRVLDGAVALFCAVGAVEPQSETVWRQSDKYRVPRICFVNKMDRPGADFFNVVKEIKEKLGANPVPLQIPIGSEENFKGVVDLITGKAIVWNEEDMGMTYKEIEMPADLADMAEEWRAKLIESVAEYDDTILEKFFDNPDAITEKEIMAAVRKAVIDMSIFPVMCGSAFKNKGVQALLDAVVAFLPSPLDMPPVKGINPDTDNEEERAVDHNAPFASLAFKIATDPFVGRLCFIRTYSGTLDAGSYVLNMRTGKKERISRLLQMHSNKQNPIDKVRAGDIAAAIGFKDIKTGDTLVVDQKHKIILETMSFPDPVIAYAIEPKKQEDLDKLSNSITKLVEEDPTLKVQVDHETGQTILKGMGELHLEIIIERLKREFKVEINQGPPQVAYRETLTQNCEHRELYKKQTGGRGKYAEIVFEIGPREDGEQGLEFEDKVKGGAIPKEFIPAVQKGFKTSMQNGVLAGYPIDSMKVRLFHGSFHDVDSDSLSFELCAQIAFRASAKNAGPKLLEPIMSVEVTTPEEFTGGVTGDLNKRRGIMKGMDAKGNAQIVKSDVPLAELFGYVTDLRTLTSGRATASLTFSHYSEVPKNTAEEIIMNVKGETVTQ; encoded by the coding sequence ATGGCAGAACAGGATTTAAAACTTTTAAGAAACATTGGCATCATGGCTCATATTGATGCCGGGAAAACTACTACCACCGAGCGTGTACTTTATTACACAGGCCTTACCCATAAGATCGGTGAAGTGCATGACGGAACAGCTGTGATGGACTGGATGGACCAGGAACAGGAACGCGGCATTACCATTACATCTGCAGCTACTACTACGAACTGGAATTATCCTACCTTGCAGGGCAAAAAAACCGATAAGAGCGAATCATACAAGATCAACATTATTGATACCCCGGGACACGTTGATTTTACCGTTGAAGTTGAGCGGTCATTAAGGGTGTTGGATGGAGCCGTTGCGCTTTTCTGTGCCGTTGGCGCGGTAGAACCTCAATCTGAAACTGTCTGGAGACAATCAGACAAGTATCGTGTGCCAAGGATCTGCTTTGTAAATAAAATGGACAGGCCTGGTGCCGATTTTTTTAATGTAGTAAAAGAGATCAAAGAAAAACTCGGAGCTAATCCCGTACCCCTTCAAATACCTATTGGATCAGAAGAAAATTTTAAAGGAGTTGTTGACCTTATTACAGGTAAGGCAATTGTCTGGAACGAAGAAGATATGGGCATGACTTATAAAGAAATAGAGATGCCCGCTGATCTTGCAGACATGGCGGAAGAATGGAGAGCAAAATTAATTGAAAGTGTAGCAGAGTATGATGACACTATTTTGGAAAAATTCTTTGACAACCCGGATGCTATAACCGAAAAGGAGATTATGGCTGCCGTTCGCAAAGCCGTTATTGATATGTCTATTTTCCCGGTTATGTGCGGATCTGCGTTTAAAAATAAAGGCGTACAAGCATTACTGGATGCCGTGGTTGCATTTTTACCTTCTCCATTGGACATGCCTCCTGTAAAAGGTATTAACCCGGACACGGATAATGAAGAGGAAAGAGCGGTTGATCACAATGCTCCATTTGCAAGCCTGGCTTTTAAAATAGCGACCGATCCCTTTGTTGGGCGGCTTTGTTTTATCAGGACATATTCAGGTACTTTAGATGCCGGATCTTATGTACTTAATATGCGCACAGGCAAAAAAGAGCGTATTTCCAGGCTCCTTCAGATGCACTCCAACAAGCAGAATCCCATTGACAAAGTGCGGGCAGGAGATATTGCCGCTGCCATTGGATTTAAAGACATTAAGACCGGAGATACCCTTGTAGTTGATCAAAAACATAAGATAATACTTGAAACAATGAGCTTCCCGGATCCGGTAATAGCTTATGCTATTGAACCCAAAAAGCAGGAGGATCTGGATAAATTGAGTAATTCAATAACCAAGCTTGTTGAAGAAGACCCTACCTTGAAAGTTCAGGTAGATCATGAAACCGGCCAAACTATCTTAAAAGGGATGGGGGAGCTCCACCTGGAGATCATTATTGAAAGGTTAAAACGTGAATTTAAAGTTGAGATCAATCAAGGGCCGCCCCAGGTCGCTTATAGAGAAACCCTTACCCAAAATTGTGAACACAGGGAGCTTTACAAAAAACAAACCGGTGGCCGTGGAAAATATGCTGAAATTGTATTTGAGATAGGCCCGAGGGAAGATGGTGAACAAGGACTTGAATTTGAAGACAAGGTTAAAGGCGGTGCTATTCCAAAAGAGTTTATTCCCGCTGTTCAAAAAGGATTTAAGACATCAATGCAAAATGGCGTGTTGGCTGGTTACCCAATTGATTCAATGAAAGTAAGATTGTTTCACGGTTCTTTCCATGATGTAGATTCAGATTCATTGTCATTTGAATTATGCGCCCAGATCGCTTTCAGAGCATCAGCTAAGAATGCAGGCCCCAAGCTGCTGGAACCCATTATGAGCGTTGAAGTGACAACCCCTGAAGAGTTTACAGGCGGAGTTACCGGTGATCTGAACAAGCGAAGAGGTATCATGAAAGGTATGGACGCAAAAGGCAACGCACAAATAGTAAAGTCAGACGTGCCATTGGCTGAACTGTTTGGCTATGTTACAGATCTGCGAACCTTAACATCTGGCCGGGCTACCGCTTCATTGACCTTTTCACATTATAGCGAGGTTCCTAAAAATACAGCTGAGGAGATTATTATGAATGTTAAAGGGGAAACAGTAACCCAGTAG
- the rpsJ gene encoding 30S ribosomal protein S10 gives MDQKIRIKLVSYDHNLVDKSSEKIIKAVKLTGAVVSGPIPLPTKKEKFTVLRSPHVNKKSREQFQLCTYKRIVDIYSTSPKTVDALMKLELPSGVDVEIKV, from the coding sequence ATGGACCAAAAAATAAGGATCAAATTAGTATCTTACGACCATAACCTGGTTGATAAATCTTCTGAGAAAATAATCAAAGCTGTAAAACTCACGGGCGCTGTAGTAAGCGGGCCGATTCCTTTACCTACTAAAAAGGAAAAATTTACCGTATTAAGATCGCCGCATGTTAATAAAAAATCCCGTGAGCAATTTCAGCTTTGTACCTATAAGAGGATCGTGGATATATACTCTACCAGCCCCAAAACCGTAGATGCTTTAATGAAATTAGAGCTGCCAAGCGGGGTGGATGTGGAGATCAAGGTTTAA
- a CDS encoding DUF3467 domain-containing protein, giving the protein MPEEKKNKPAPPVTRGQGQQPNKQNQINIELSEEVAEGDYANLAMIAHSNSEFVIDFIRLMPGVPKAKVKARIVITPEHAKRLLAALGENIKKFEDIFGPIKQTDEAPKFPINFGGTVGEA; this is encoded by the coding sequence ATGCCTGAAGAAAAGAAAAACAAACCTGCTCCCCCTGTTACCCGGGGGCAAGGTCAGCAGCCAAACAAGCAGAATCAGATCAATATAGAGTTATCTGAAGAGGTTGCCGAAGGTGATTATGCCAATCTTGCTATGATTGCACATTCAAACAGTGAATTTGTAATAGACTTTATCCGTTTAATGCCTGGAGTGCCCAAAGCTAAAGTGAAGGCCCGTATCGTTATTACACCTGAACACGCCAAAAGATTGCTTGCAGCCTTGGGGGAAAACATCAAAAAATTCGAAGACATCTTTGGCCCCATCAAACAAACCGATGAAGCGCCCAAATTTCCCATTAATTTTGGGGGAACTGTAGGGGAAGCCTGA
- the rpsG gene encoding 30S ribosomal protein S7 has product MRKSKAKKRILSPDPKFNDPLVTGFVNDIMRAGKKSIAFSIFYSAIDIVEEKTKNDGLKTWKKALSNVGPSVEVRSKRIGGATFQVPIEVRPERKVSLAKKWLIQYARQRGEKTMIEKLAGEIIDASKGTGAAVKKKDDSHRMAEANKAFSHFRF; this is encoded by the coding sequence ATGAGAAAATCCAAAGCAAAAAAACGAATTTTATCTCCAGACCCAAAATTCAACGATCCTTTAGTGACGGGGTTTGTGAATGATATAATGCGAGCGGGTAAAAAAAGCATTGCTTTTTCAATATTTTATAGCGCTATTGATATTGTAGAAGAAAAGACAAAGAATGATGGATTGAAAACGTGGAAAAAAGCGTTGAGTAATGTTGGACCTTCGGTAGAAGTAAGGAGCAAAAGAATAGGGGGTGCGACATTTCAGGTTCCTATAGAAGTAAGGCCGGAAAGAAAAGTATCATTGGCTAAAAAATGGTTAATCCAGTATGCCAGACAGCGAGGCGAAAAAACTATGATAGAAAAGCTGGCTGGTGAAATTATTGATGCTTCTAAAGGTACGGGCGCTGCAGTAAAGAAAAAAGATGACTCTCACAGAATGGCAGAAGCAAATAAAGCTTTTTCGCATTTTAGATTCTAA
- the rpoC gene encoding DNA-directed RNA polymerase subunit beta', whose amino-acid sequence MILKRPNKLNRDFSSVTVSLASPESILDNSYGEVIQPETINYRTYKPEMGGLFCERTFGPVKDWECHCGKYKRIRYKGIICDRCGVEVTEKKVRRDRMGHIALVVPVVHIWYFKSLPNKIGYLLGLPTKKLDQIIYYERYVVVQPGITAEEDINVMDFLTEEEYLEIMEKLPKENHMLDDEDPQKFIAKMGAEALEMLLTNLDLDELSYSLRHAAANETSMQRKAEATKRLKVIEAFRDSKNRIENRPEWMIIRMVPVIPPELRPLVPLDGGRFATSDLNDLYRRVIIRNNRLKRLIEIKAPEVILRNEKRMLQEAVDSLFDNSRKINAVKASGNRALKSLTDMLKGKYGRFRQNLLGKRVDYSGRSVVVVGPELKLHECGLPKDMTAELFKPFIIRKLIERGIVKTVKSARKIVDRKEAVIWDILENVLKGHPVMLNRAPTLHRLGIQAFQPKLIEGKAIQLHPLVCTAFNADFDGDQMAVHVPLGHQAIVEAQLLMLASHNILNPANGAPITVPSQDMVLGLYYLTKGRKSTDKDKVLGEGMSFYDPQEVIIALNEGKISQQAHIKVRVKVRSISEETLEKSDGNNGLVTKINETVAGRILFNQHVPEEFGFVNELLTKKKLQQIISEVFKLCGNSKTAKFLDDIKNLGFQSAYKGGLSIGLFDIIVPDEKLNLVNQAKKEVDVVWKNYMMGLITDNERYNQVIDIWTRVNTQITSTLMNRLENDKQGFNSLFMMMDSGARGSREQTRQLCGMRGLMAKPQKNIHGAIGGIIENPIISNFMEGLDVLEYFISTHGARKGLADTALKTADAGYLTRRLVDVAQDVVINEEDCGTLRGLVVTALKDSEEIVEPLSERILGRVTVHDVYDPNTNELIVEAGQEITEEIAAAIVKTSIESVEIRSALNCETERGMCAKCYGRNLARGRMTGIGEAVGVIAAQSIGEPGTQLTLRTFHVGGTASNIAVKASIRAKFGGNINFEDIKSIATVNQDGEKVDVVMGRSGEIQIIDKDSNKILISYNVPYGAFLKCKQKNKANKDDELCFWDPYNAVILSEIDGKIEFEAVVEGITYREETDEQTGHREKVIIETKDKTKNPAIAVVSNKGAQRSYNIPVGAHLAVQNGQSIKAGQILVKIPRAIGKTMDITGGLPRVTELFEARNPSNPAVVSEIDGVVTFGSIKRGNREVLIESKEGLKKKYLVQLSKHILVQDNDFVKAGQPLSDGAITPSDILAIKGPTAVQEYLVNEIQEVYRLQGVKINDKHIEVIVSQMMQKVEIVDTGDNTFLKGQLVDKFKFRKENDGVLDQKVVEDAGDSKTLKPGQIVNAKNLRDENSSLRRKDLKLVNIRDAQPAVSKPKLQGITQASLGTQSFISAASFQETTKVLSDASIRGKIDHLLGLKENVIVGHLIPAGTGFRSFRDHIVGSKEEYEKLKASKKAFQEKKEEKEKKEEIEGIEKKEEKKEKKEKKEEVAVE is encoded by the coding sequence ATGATATTAAAAAGACCCAACAAACTAAACCGGGATTTTTCTTCAGTTACGGTTAGTTTAGCTTCTCCGGAGTCTATCCTGGATAATTCTTATGGGGAAGTCATCCAACCGGAAACCATTAACTACCGCACCTATAAACCCGAAATGGGCGGCTTGTTTTGTGAACGTACCTTTGGTCCTGTAAAAGATTGGGAATGCCATTGCGGTAAGTATAAAAGGATACGGTATAAGGGGATCATATGCGATAGATGTGGTGTGGAGGTCACTGAGAAAAAAGTAAGAAGAGACCGCATGGGCCATATCGCTTTAGTTGTCCCCGTTGTTCATATCTGGTACTTCAAATCTTTACCAAACAAGATTGGGTACCTGCTGGGCCTCCCGACCAAGAAGCTCGATCAGATCATATATTATGAACGTTATGTAGTTGTTCAACCCGGAATAACGGCAGAAGAGGATATTAACGTCATGGATTTTCTCACCGAAGAAGAATACCTCGAAATAATGGAGAAGCTTCCTAAAGAAAATCATATGTTGGACGATGAAGACCCCCAGAAATTTATCGCTAAAATGGGAGCTGAAGCGCTCGAAATGCTGTTGACAAACCTTGACCTGGATGAACTATCTTATAGCTTAAGGCATGCGGCTGCTAATGAAACTTCTATGCAAAGAAAAGCAGAGGCAACAAAAAGATTAAAAGTTATTGAGGCATTCAGAGATTCAAAAAACAGGATTGAGAACAGGCCTGAATGGATGATCATCAGGATGGTGCCTGTAATACCCCCTGAATTGAGGCCATTAGTACCATTGGATGGAGGACGTTTTGCAACTTCAGACCTAAATGATCTGTATAGAAGAGTGATTATCCGGAATAACCGTTTAAAAAGATTAATTGAGATCAAAGCTCCGGAGGTGATCCTCAGAAATGAAAAGAGAATGCTCCAGGAAGCAGTGGATTCTTTATTTGATAATTCAAGAAAAATTAATGCTGTTAAAGCTAGTGGCAACCGTGCCCTGAAGTCTTTAACAGATATGCTTAAGGGAAAATATGGCCGTTTTCGTCAAAATCTGTTAGGTAAAAGGGTTGATTATTCCGGCCGTTCAGTAGTTGTGGTGGGCCCTGAATTAAAGCTGCACGAATGCGGACTTCCAAAAGATATGACAGCCGAACTTTTTAAGCCATTTATTATTCGCAAACTTATAGAAAGAGGTATTGTAAAAACAGTAAAGTCTGCACGTAAAATTGTAGATAGAAAAGAGGCTGTGATCTGGGACATTCTTGAAAATGTTTTAAAAGGCCATCCAGTAATGCTTAACAGGGCACCTACACTGCACAGGTTGGGTATCCAGGCTTTTCAACCCAAGCTAATTGAAGGAAAAGCTATACAGCTTCATCCGCTTGTTTGTACAGCTTTTAATGCGGATTTTGATGGCGACCAGATGGCTGTGCATGTTCCCCTGGGTCACCAGGCAATCGTGGAAGCGCAGCTTTTGATGCTTGCTTCGCACAATATTTTAAACCCTGCCAATGGCGCACCTATTACAGTTCCTTCACAGGATATGGTGCTGGGACTTTATTACCTTACAAAAGGCAGAAAAAGTACGGATAAAGACAAGGTTTTGGGTGAGGGAATGAGTTTTTATGATCCCCAGGAAGTGATCATTGCGCTTAATGAGGGCAAAATCTCCCAGCAGGCACATATTAAGGTCAGGGTAAAAGTTCGCTCCATCTCTGAAGAAACTTTAGAGAAGTCAGACGGGAATAACGGGCTTGTTACTAAAATAAATGAAACCGTTGCCGGAAGAATTCTATTTAATCAACATGTTCCTGAAGAATTTGGGTTTGTTAATGAGCTGCTTACCAAGAAAAAGCTTCAACAAATTATTTCAGAAGTCTTTAAATTGTGCGGCAACTCTAAAACGGCTAAATTTTTAGATGATATTAAGAATCTGGGCTTCCAGTCTGCTTATAAAGGAGGGTTATCCATTGGCTTATTTGATATTATTGTTCCTGATGAAAAGCTGAATTTGGTCAACCAGGCGAAAAAAGAAGTTGATGTTGTTTGGAAAAATTATATGATGGGATTAATTACTGATAATGAGAGATATAACCAGGTTATTGATATCTGGACTCGTGTCAATACCCAGATCACCAGTACTTTAATGAATCGCCTGGAAAACGATAAGCAAGGCTTTAATTCCTTGTTTATGATGATGGATTCCGGCGCCAGGGGTTCCAGAGAACAGACGCGTCAGTTATGTGGAATGCGTGGTTTAATGGCCAAACCCCAAAAGAATATACACGGTGCTATTGGCGGAATTATTGAAAATCCGATTATTTCAAATTTTATGGAAGGCCTTGATGTACTTGAGTACTTTATTTCTACGCATGGCGCCCGTAAAGGACTTGCTGATACAGCGCTGAAAACTGCTGATGCTGGTTATTTAACTAGAAGACTGGTGGATGTTGCCCAGGATGTAGTAATAAATGAAGAAGATTGTGGTACGCTGAGAGGATTGGTGGTAACAGCTTTGAAAGATAGTGAGGAAATTGTAGAGCCTTTGTCTGAACGTATATTAGGACGGGTTACCGTCCATGATGTCTATGACCCAAATACAAATGAACTGATCGTAGAGGCTGGTCAGGAAATTACTGAGGAAATTGCAGCAGCCATTGTTAAAACCAGTATTGAGTCTGTTGAAATACGATCTGCTTTGAACTGCGAGACAGAAAGAGGCATGTGTGCTAAATGTTATGGCCGCAATCTTGCCAGAGGGAGGATGACTGGAATAGGAGAGGCGGTTGGTGTTATTGCTGCTCAATCTATTGGTGAACCAGGCACACAGTTAACATTGCGTACTTTCCATGTGGGTGGTACCGCTTCAAATATTGCCGTTAAAGCAAGCATTAGAGCAAAATTTGGTGGTAATATCAATTTTGAAGATATTAAATCAATTGCTACCGTTAATCAGGATGGTGAAAAAGTTGATGTAGTGATGGGAAGAAGCGGTGAAATTCAAATTATTGATAAAGACAGCAATAAAATATTAATAAGCTACAATGTTCCTTATGGGGCTTTTTTGAAGTGTAAACAAAAAAATAAAGCCAATAAAGACGATGAGCTTTGTTTTTGGGACCCTTATAATGCTGTGATCCTTTCTGAAATTGATGGGAAAATTGAATTTGAAGCAGTAGTTGAAGGAATTACCTATCGTGAAGAAACTGACGAACAGACAGGACATAGAGAAAAAGTGATTATTGAAACTAAAGATAAAACTAAAAACCCTGCTATTGCAGTAGTTTCAAATAAGGGAGCACAAAGATCATACAATATTCCTGTTGGCGCTCATCTCGCAGTTCAAAATGGCCAGTCTATAAAAGCCGGGCAAATCCTTGTTAAAATCCCAAGAGCTATTGGAAAGACTATGGATATCACTGGCGGCTTGCCAAGAGTAACCGAATTATTTGAAGCGCGTAATCCCTCAAATCCTGCCGTAGTTAGTGAGATTGATGGTGTTGTAACTTTTGGTTCGATAAAAAGGGGCAATCGTGAAGTATTAATAGAATCAAAGGAGGGCCTTAAGAAAAAATATTTAGTCCAATTGTCAAAACATATTTTGGTGCAGGATAATGATTTTGTTAAAGCTGGTCAACCGCTTTCTGACGGAGCTATTACACCCTCAGATATCCTGGCTATAAAAGGGCCTACCGCAGTACAGGAATATTTAGTAAATGAAATTCAGGAAGTATACCGCTTACAGGGGGTTAAGATCAATGATAAGCATATTGAAGTGATCGTTAGCCAGATGATGCAAAAAGTAGAAATAGTTGATACGGGAGACAATACATTCCTGAAAGGGCAGCTTGTTGACAAATTTAAATTTCGCAAAGAAAATGATGGGGTATTAGATCAGAAGGTTGTGGAAGATGCCGGAGATTCCAAAACTTTAAAACCAGGACAGATCGTAAATGCAAAAAATTTAAGAGATGAAAATTCATCATTAAGAAGAAAAGATTTAAAGCTTGTAAATATAAGAGATGCCCAACCTGCAGTTTCGAAACCGAAATTACAGGGCATCACCCAGGCTTCTCTTGGTACGCAAAGTTTTATTTCTGCGGCTTCATTCCAGGAAACGACCAAAGTGTTAAGCGATGCCTCTATCAGAGGAAAAATAGACCATTTGCTGGGCCTGAAAGAAAATGTTATTGTCGGACATCTGATACCTGCCGGTACTGGCTTTAGGTCTTTTAGAGATCATATTGTTGGTTCTAAAGAAGAATATGAGAAACTGAAAGCCTCAAAAAAGGCGTTCCAGGAGAAAAAAGAAGAAAAAGAAAAGAAAGAAGAGATAGAAGGGATAGAGAAGAAAGAGGAAAAAAAGGAAAAGAAAGAAAAGAAAGAAGAGGTAGCAGTAGAATAA